The Mugil cephalus isolate CIBA_MC_2020 chromosome 8, CIBA_Mcephalus_1.1, whole genome shotgun sequence genome segment ATTATTAAGATCCACAGTTTGACATCATCAGCAACCTACGTAGGAGTAAAGGGAAGGGAGAGACTGCAGTTCCTCGTGTAGCTGGAAGAACAATTAGTGACCTACGATCAAGCCTGGACATCAGCGGCCgactgcatgtaaacatacgTGTCGTCGTCCACCCACTTCACACCACCGGTGTCCAGCTTcacggaaaaaaacaaaagagatgaGCTCAGTGAGCATCTTATGGGATGCTGTCGTGTTTGGAAGCACATGCTGAACAGCGACGGGCTGTTGACAAACCTACATGTTGCCATGCGCACTCTATTTTCTATAAAGAGAACAGATCGATGGAGcattttgtaacaaaaaaaagcacacgtAATTGCTTTTTGGAGtttacattacaaaataaaacagagttgTTTTGACATCCTTCGAGTTTGAGTCGTCACTCGCAGATAAAGCACATAtgactttttccttttgcagcagaatgtaaaaaatatgtcacaaatATTTATCTGACAGTTTCTAGCACGTTTGACGGTATCTTATATCTTATCTGAACACAGACCGAGACCAGACTTTCCATACTTGCGTAGGAACCCTGTATGTTTATGAGGCCGCTTTGAGAAGAGGAGCGAAAAATGTTTAGTGATACACAATCTGTTATActctaaaacaaaagaatgaacCTGCAAATTAGCACAATATGGCCCCTTTAAACATGTGATGAGTTAATAATTGTGTTTCCTCCAGACAGAGCCAGACTCGCTGGCCTTTATTAAAATCTTTCTGCTAAATAGCTTCGTTCTATCCTAGAAGAAGTGCTATTTTCtcatggaaagaactaaaatgAGATTATTTTCCACCGAGAGCTCACTACATCCAAGTACTGAAGTGCAGCTATTAGAATCACATGTGCATTTGTTGTACCCATGtaggggacacacacacacacacactttctaaaaggaaggaagcaaattaaagtgtaaaaaaggaaacaaactgaGCTGCGGTCACATGAGCTACAAACTGATAACGCACCTGTTTCAAACTGAGCAATTAATTGAGCCGCTGTTGCATACGAATCCGatatttaaagaataattaaGAACGTGCTCCTGGTGGTTCGGGTCTCTGTACTTAAGGACAcgtgcaaacactttttttccacatattttaCCAACAAGTTCACACTGACTCACAGAACCTCTAAAAACCAACACTTTACATTAGTCCACTTTGGTAGTTAGTCATCAGCATCACTTGGATCTAAGGTGAATATCGATGCTGGGTCCATGCTTCAAACCAGAAATCACTGAATGTGGATGCAGCTGATTCATAAATACTCGCTGAGGTTGACCAGTTTCTACAGATTAaaagcttaattttttttttttttatcctgctcGGAGTCACTTGTAGCTCACACATATACAAATACTTCCACGGTTGTACAGTAACGAGATTCCAGGAGGGAGTGCTGTTCACACACGACAGTACCGACACAGTACTTCATAGTATCGAGTTCATACCACCAAAGCACGTCTGCACGGGCAGAACCGCGCCGAGGTCAGAGGTTTAAAATCCTGACTGCTCCACAGTCTCGAGAGGCTGCTCGAGTCCATAGTCCACTGCTGAGAGGAGGAAGCCTTGAGGTCagttttggaaagaaaaaaataatatatatatatatatatatataatataatataatataaataaaaaaaggaggagacgTTGAGATGAGTTGATTCTCAGATTCTCAAGAGATTCCGCAGCAGGGACGGAGCTGAAGCGTCCGTTAACTGTCTTTGCAGACGCTGCctagagaagagaagaagagaagattCTGAGATACTGAGAGAAACAATAATGATAGTTAGTGGAGCAACAGGATATTAACTTATAGAAGGagacacatgaatgaatgccaggtccagaacactgaattattaaAGCTGATTATAAaagctatttacttctcctgtcagtggtcataatgttctggctgattggtgtgtaaaCATTCCCTGTTATTGTGCATTCAAACGCTGTCAATTCTGTTCTCCTCTACAAACTATACAGAATTAAATGCTGGTTTATCACAGAGTTCGTtcttcacacagacaaaaaaaccaGTGGCGCAGTAAAACTCACTGAGGATGCTGCGTTTGCACAGAGGACAGgtgtgttgcagcagcagccaggGGTCAACGCAGTCTCTGTGGTACTCGTGAAGACACGGCAGCACCCGGAGACACTGTGACGACAACGTCCAGAAGAGACAACAACGTTAACGGTCTTCTATCTGCACCAGTGACTGTAATTaaactcttaaaataaatataccaGTAAGGCAGCATGTACAGGTGAGAGatcatttactttttcttttaagtcaCAGTCtcattgaaataaatgtgttattgttattgtcagtGAGTACATGAGGTTAGTGACTGCTCCTCCCTGTGATGGAAGTGTAACATCTatatatttgcatgtttatgGACAGGCCGAATGCTGTAATGACACAGTGGATTCATTTCCTGCTGCACAATAAAAGTGCAAAATGATCATTATCAAAAAGCAGCTGTAGTGTTTTTTAGTGAAGGTAGTTTTTGTTAgaatttgtttctgcagaggaaaaaaataagactgcagatcagtttgaaacatataaataacagGAAGCGGTTTCCCTAAATCAGCCTCGCTGACCTGGTTGTTGTTGAACGGCTCCAGACACACGGCACAGTTGTCCGTCTCCACCGGCTGCGACGGTTTGGGCTGGCGGTACGTTTTGGTCTTCAGCGACGACATTCTCTTCAGGACGTCCTGTTTGGGGAGAAGCTGAGGGAAGCGACACAGCAGAAGAATGACGTGACGTGGTTAAAGATGTGCGCCGTCTGGTTTTGTGATAATGACTTTCTGAACTCTGCTGCTGAGCTTCAGGCTCTTAACGTTCCGCCCACACTGTGCAGCTAAACCCATCGTTTGACTAAAAGGCTGTGGCTGAACATGAGTTCATCCCAAGAGAAAGAGTACGCACAGAGGCCTGGACATAGTTAACAATATTAGACTATGCTAATGCTTCAGggagctttttatttctgtgttatgACCTactcttgtctgtttttcagcAGCAAAACATAAAGATGATATATGAGCAGGACGGGCCACTACCTCTAGGTCGTCGTTCAGCTGCTGGTCCTGGTTCTGCCAACGGGCCTGAACGATGACTCCTGTGCTGAGGATCAGAGCCACCAGGAGGACGGTGTcccacagctgctgcaggtacttctacagacacacaaaatagAGAGAGGAGCAGCGCGGCTTTAACATTTCATCCAGCATTTTCAAAACCTGCAGACTTCAAATCGGACTGAGGGAATCTCTTTTAGTCCTACAGCGGCTTAAAAGCAGACGTGCCCTGAGGCTGATGTCCCACCTGGACCTGAGAGTTGGTCTCCCCCGTGCAGATGACCCCCTGCCACTCCCCGTAGCGACCGCCTCTCGATCGACCGCAGCTGGACCACAGCGTGAGCGTGGCTCCCTGCCCGAACACACAGCAGCATGTGCTCACTGTCAGCTCAGCCTGTCATCTGCTCACCCACCACTGGAGGGTGCTAACAACTCAGAAACACACTGTcagctcgtgtgtgtgtgtgtgtggggctcACCAGGTTGTCCTGCAGGATGGTCTTGTATGTGATTTTTGCCGTCGCCTGAAGGCCCCTGGAAAAAGTCATGTAGCATTTAGTGCTAAGAAAAATCCTCACTCATAACATTTGCACCTTTTGAACCTAAGACTGAGTTGAATTGCAGGAAGCATCTTCTCATCTCTACAAAATGTTAAGAAACATacactgaatttaaattatttgcaGCAATATGAATCCTAAAGCTGTGAGTTTTACTGATGTCACTTTCTTTGACCACGTCATAACGGACCAAGACATCACCAGATTTCATCACATTTGTTATTAATTCTGTATTATCACTTATATTTTAGTGCCTATAGATACTGTTTTTGATTGACTTAGTCATAACATAATGAAAGTATCACTATTAAAGCTGTTCTAACTGAAATCAGGGAGGATAATACCGCAGGAGTCAGTGCTGATTTACACAAATTatgttggttttgttcttgaacTAAAAGAAGAAGGACTGATATTCAGGTTTTCTGCCTCAGTGTCCTGAAGTGAATGTCTTCCTTCACCTCAGATAAAAGTTTAGAGGACTTGCTGCACAAAAGAGGCCAAATCTAAACAGAGTTTAAAGTCAACTACAAAAGAGACGTGTGCAACAAGTCATGCAGACGGGCTGCGTGTTATCACTACACCTTGAAgcgcatttatttattcacactgATTTCTACGCAGCTTGTTGACTTTCCTCTTATGAATCAAGTGATTTCTTATTTGGTTTAAGCCACGTctctgtgacctttttttttgcacacagaGAAGTATGTGACCTGCAACTCAGATTAAACTTTCTCACCGAATGAGCCTaaatgcacatactgtattCACAACAGCTCCAACTACTGAAAACTCAGTATATCCTCACTCTGGTGCTCATTTCAAAGCTATACTAAAACGTCTACAACAGCATCATGAACTTCTTAACTTTGtgagaatattttcttttaagtctTATTCATAAAATAAGCTGCATGTTGTTGCTTTGTACCAGGTATGTATAAGCTTTACCTTAGCAGAGCTCCGATCAGCTTGGTGACATTCTCTGACGTCTGGATCACAATGATGGGTTTGGACAGCACCTGAGACAAATCCATCTACAATAAAAAAGACTTTCAGGTTAAAAACgctatcattaaaaaaaaaaaagaaaaaagattctAACAGCAGGTTTATCGACTGTTTTACCTCACTGACGGTGTTTTGGTTGAGAGCCAGAATGATCAGCGCTGAAGCTCCGAGGACCAGGGCTCTCTTCATCTtgatcagaaataaaagaattattTAAACCGACACAAGACACAGACAAGTGCTCCAGACTAAGAGAGCAGTAGAGTTACCCTGTTGACCACTGTATCAGCAAAGGACTCCTGGTTCCCAGTGGAGGCTTTGCTGTCATCCATCTCCACAGGCACCAGTCCGATCCAGGGCTCCTGCTTTTTGGTggtgtcctctgtgtctcctctgGCGCTTACCTGGCTCTGCTCATCTCGAACCTGAGGACGGTAAACAGcccgggaaaaaaaatctaaaatccctttaaaatgatgcaaacaGCTCAAAGCAGAAGAGCCTCTGGTGCACTCTTGCAGGctcacatttcctcctcctcatcgtaCACATCTACCATTTTATTAAGAGTCATATTGTAGCTTCAGGAAGGTGAAGGGCGACATATACACATGCATCCACATAAATGGAGTGGATGTGGACCTTTCTTGGTCTTTGAACATTTCATATCTGGTCAAGAAGGCCCACAAGTATCTATTCTATCTGAGGagaattaagaaaaaacaccatTTTTACCAGGACCATTCtaaccagctgcagctgcatcacAGTGTGTTACGGGAACAGTCTCTCTATATGGGTGTGTATGTTTCACGTCGATATTTgcactaattattttttttatgttttgtatcaTATGCacctttttatatattatttctaAGATTTTTCATATTGTTAGGCATTTGGGTTGACAGCAAAAAGAGGAATTTCAATGGACAGGGAAAAATATTTCTGCACTGTGAACGTGACAATTAACTCTAAtgtttatatatactgtatgtgtctgtaCATTTATGTGAATATGTAATTATATGATTATGTGTATATAGATAAGCATCTGAGGCACTCAAGAGGACTTgtgcaattttaaaaaaaatacttcatttaAACGTGATTATCACTTAAAATCATGCCAAAATGTTTCAGCCAAGAAGTACATGTGTATATTcacattcagaaaactttatttatcccctgCGGCATACAGAGCTGACAAAAACAGCATAAGACTGAGCGGAAATTCTCAGTTCAAACATTTAGTAacctagaaaaaaataattggaaTAATacgtaaaattaattaaaaaaaaaaaaaaatccgaagTACcggtattatttttttttcttctaatataTACCATTAATGCACAATACTTACTACAATAGTCATAGCCTGCAAACTAGTTCCCTTGTTCCCTACTATGGGGTTAATTTTTCACTCTTTTGctttttgcatttctgcatttcGTTATATATGCACTTACACTATTTATAATGACAACAGCCGACTCACCAATATCAGGTCTCCCTCCAGCTCTTCTTGGTCCTCGTCTCGGTCCTCGGGTTTCCTACTGgactccaccacctccccctGCAGCTGAGCCTTGACGTCGGGCCGCTGCTCCAGGAAAACCTCCAGCAAAGCGACCTGCTCCGCGGCGACCATCAGCCCCAGCCACCGCAGCTGGAGCAGCGCTAAGGTTACCCAGAAACAGCTCCAGCGAGCTAAACCCATGGTCCGCAaataacaaagataaaaaaaaaaagaaaaaaaagaaaaacgcgcATACGAGAAATTTCAGATGAAAAATGACTGTAACAGTCAGACGAACCTAATCACCTGTCACCCATTGTTTGGGGAAATCTGCTAACATTTTTGTCAGCTAGTTGCTCCACGAAGAATGTAAACAAGTGAAGCGGCAGCTTCCGGCACGGACCGGAATAAGATTACGGATTATTATCTTGTATTAAAATGTATCATCGTCCTCATAGACTGTAcacaattaatattaaatatcaaacataattttatatatagtcTACTGTCAGATTATGAATACCTCTATATATacattaaatcaaataataataatgtgtttgaGGAGGATAAAAATGGTCAGTTATTGTTATGTTTCCGTTGAAGACAAACGGAACCAAGATAGTTATAGTCCGTTGCTTCCGGCTTCGCTTTTAAAATAATAGTTAAACTACCGTAAGTGTTTCTAAAGTGCAGTACAAAACCTCAAGGTCGTCAAATCGCCAATATTCACACTAGAACAAATTCGTTTATTTTCTCAGAGTCCGATTTATTATTTGCCGAAAACTCCGAAACGGAAAAATCAAGGGACACCGGTCCATTTTGCACATGCGCAGCGGTGCTACTTCCGTTTTCCGTCGACCAGTAATTGGGGAAATGTGGCCAAAATGTGAGCAGTTATAACGTTTTTAAGAGTGGCATTAGCAGTTGATGACATTCATTCGTTGAATCAAACTAACATTTATAAAACAGGTGTTACGTATGTTATTATGCTGTTGTATGTGCGCATGTGCGAGATTCGGGATTATTACCAAGATTGTCTATTGTCATTATtttgaagatgaatgaatgaatacaatgcaagatattttaatttacatttaaattgatAATACGTAGTTTAATAGTGCAGTGGAGCAAGaagttaaattatttattaggGAGAAATAGTGATCAGTGTCCCCTTTAGCATTGCCAATGTGCTGCgtctgtcaaaataataattaaaataattacaaactGGGAATTTCAAATTTCATTATAATTATAATCCTTTATTagaataaacacaacaaataataacTTCGCACTTTAGGGCGGGGCTTCATTTCTCTCTTGTCTTCCCTATCTGGAAGAGAGTCGCCCTCCTGTCAGTTTTTCCTATCTTTGGCCGAGTCAGCCGCTTGGTGTGGATGTGAACCGATGTAAGAGtcgtgtttacattttttttccgtCTTTCCATTCGCGTCCGTCTTTTCACCAGCAGTCAGCTGACAAGGGGGCGATCGGACACTGAATGAGCATCACGGGGAGGCGTCCACGACAAAAACACGCCTGTCACGCTTCACTGTCGCGGTTCTGTCCCTCCGTGTGACAAAAATTTGGCTTTGAAGGGAGCTGCTGTCTTTACCACAGACATGAGCGGGAGACTGGGAGACCTGAGCCCCAAGCAGGCTGAAGCACTGGAGCAGGTACGTTTAATAATAATGGCAGTAAAAGTCCCAATAAGTCCGCTTGAAAAAGGCTTATAATACGGTTAGAAATATATAAGTATGGAGctattacagtattttattttattttattttattttattttattttattttattttattttattttattctcttgtatTTGCCACCATGTAcatattttacaattatttttgaTTCATAGTTGATagtgtaaatatgtaaaatgcaTAATGCATAAAATTAGTCCAAtcaggaaggaaaaggaaaatgcatatACTCCAGACATTCAACAAGTTGCAACCAGCAGAAAAAACAATAGATAATAAATTGCATGCAACCCTGTTGTCCTGCTAATCCAATAAATGTTGCAACTCTTTAATGGTTTACGGCGGTGATTTAGTTTTCCATGCTTTGGTTTGAAGCCatgcagttaaaataaaaacagctgcagactTTCCGTAAAGAGGCTGCGGAATTCCAGTTTGATTCAAATGAATTTAGTGTTGTTGTGCTTCATTTGTGTTGCTTAAGATTTCGCAGAGTTGCAGCAGAGAACTTTCAGAGCTGATTCAGTTCCGGCTCGTTGTTACTTACTCTTCAAAGTACAGTGTTGATTaggcagaagaaaataaaaaaatgatggttctgagctggtGATAGTAATAAGGGACATGTCTCTTATCCGTGTCCACCTTTTTGTCTCTACGGTCATGCAGCCGTTACTGACTGAACCTGGGGGTGTTTTTTCAGGTGGAAACTTAGCCTTGGGCAAGGGCTGGACGCGATGGCCAAACAGCAAAAAGTCTATTTGTTTTTAGTGTTAATGGTGTAATAAGAATGTGCATTTGttaaatacagatatttttttttaaacaaaatgaaatgcaactGCTCGGCAACAAGTGAAGGAACAAGAATCAGGCCTGTTTTATAACTGTGGATTTGGAGCTGGGATGGGGGCTAGCATCAGCATCACATAGAGATATGAATACTCACTGTATGCTTTTTGTTACAGCCGCTGCAACTGCTGCTTTGTAATGCTGTTGGTTTTAATGGACTAATTTTAACCGGATTTGCATGGCACAGTGATATATTCTGAGTTAGACACCGCAAAGCCAGGCAAATCAAAAAACGTGCAAATCTGGCCACAGAGGGAGCACTTATTTCGattttgcaactttttttttcttttccacacaTTGCTCAAAACAAAACCTCGTGTGAATTTAATCCATCACAACCCAGCCACACCGTGGATTTCAGGAGATCCTAGAGCTGCAGCTTGCTCTGAAACGTGACAGCCCTCGCTGAGGCAATCGTGCGGCAGATGCACTTTTCCTATTTCAACATGACTGTGCCCCTCTGCCGTGAAGACAGATCTCTGAACACATGGTTCTGGTGTGGCAGGACGTGAGCAGCCTCGCACAGAGCTCTAACCCCAACTCCATCAAGACCTTCGGGTTGGAGTGAAACGTTGGCTGAGGCCCAGGTTTTGATGGAGCCGCTGATATCAGAAGAGCAGAGGCTGTTATAGCAAATATAGAAATGATCATTCCCAAACCATTTTCCCATTAGAGGGAACTGGATTTATTTGGTTTAAGTGAAAtgattaatgaaataaatatgaaaactgcATCAAAGCGTAGTTGAAACTTAAGGGCCTCCTTCACTAGTTTCCCACACATTCAAAGCTTGTTTATAGTCGTGAGATGTCATCATGCAGTAATGTAATTAGTCATGAAGTCACAAGCTCTGGCCGCATTAGGAAAAGTCTGGCCATCTGAAATTAAAAGCCCTCCGCTGTGAAAACAGGAATAATTATAAACAGAGAAGTGTTTTTTAAGACGTCTTCTCACCTCCAGGCTCGTAACTGTAACTAAAGATTGTGTTAAACTTTCCCCTGAAAGTCACATGTTTGCTCTTCTCTCCATGTGTCCGGCTGCAGTTTCGGGTGAGGATACAAGATATTCTTCCTCAACTTCCACTGCAGCATGACCACTTCCTGTTACGTTGGCTCAGAGGTGAGTTCAGAACGACGTTCAGCGTTTGCCTGCAATTTGCACtcacagtaaaaagaaaaaaaaagagaaagaaatgttcCTATTCTTGATATTCCTGATATTATTATTACCTGTATGGGAAATTACAAttagaaaaaactttatttgtcccacaatgggggaAATTGCAGAATGCACATGCATACACTGATTTACACACTCAATCAGTTGGGTACGtatacaaaagaaaagcagaagttACAGACGTTTATTACACGAGAGGACGTGACACAACCTTTGTTACTCTCCGTTTGCAGGAGTTGAGAAAGGCACTAACGAGCCTGAACTTGAACCATAACTATAAATTAAAACCAAGCCTTAATCCGCTCTGagaccaaaaagaaaatatataaatatatataaatatatgtgggATTCCTCGGGTGAGTCAGTGCActcagagtctggaggaaa includes the following:
- the rnf215 gene encoding RING finger protein 215, with the translated sequence MGLARWSCFWVTLALLQLRWLGLMVAAEQVALLEVFLEQRPDVKAQLQGEVVESSRKPEDRDEDQEELEGDLILVRDEQSQVSARGDTEDTTKKQEPWIGLVPVEMDDSKASTGNQESFADTVVNRMKRALVLGASALIILALNQNTVSEMDLSQVLSKPIIVIQTSENVTKLIGALLRGLQATAKITYKTILQDNLGATLTLWSSCGRSRGGRYGEWQGVICTGETNSQVQKYLQQLWDTVLLVALILSTGVIVQARWQNQDQQLNDDLELLPKQDVLKRMSSLKTKTYRQPKPSQPVETDNCAVCLEPFNNNQCLRVLPCLHEYHRDCVDPWLLLQHTCPLCKRSILSSVCKDS